A stretch of the Treponema primitia ZAS-1 genome encodes the following:
- a CDS encoding 2Fe-2S iron-sulfur cluster-binding protein, with product MGKTWQVSVPEVGKAFPCGEDESVFAAMIRARTGPVSYGCAGGGCGACRVRISSGEWFAFKTMSAAHISEDDKKEGIVLLCCVQPRSDLTVRRVETNI from the coding sequence ATGGGGAAAACGTGGCAGGTCAGCGTACCGGAAGTGGGGAAAGCTTTTCCCTGCGGGGAAGATGAATCGGTTTTTGCGGCCATGATCCGCGCCCGTACCGGTCCGGTGAGTTATGGCTGCGCCGGCGGGGGATGCGGCGCCTGCCGTGTGCGGATAAGTTCCGGGGAATGGTTTGCATTTAAGACTATGAGCGCCGCCCATATTTCGGAGGATGATAAAAAAGAGGGGATAGTTCTTTTGTGTTGTGTTCAACCCCGCAGTGATCTTACGGTCCGGCGGGTGGAAACAAATATTTAA
- a CDS encoding transketolase encodes MLKPEQKKELEKITLQLRRDLVEMIGIGVAGHLGGSSSLAETMAVLYFNKMNFSADRLKDPNRDRLVLSKGHAALIQYAALCEKGCFPREELKRVKKLDALLQGHPDLSIPGIEAVTGSLGQGLSISLGLALALRLNKSPARVYTIMGDGEQSEGQLWEASMAAANFKIDNLTAFLDWNSVQATGATKDIFNIPDLDKKWTSFGWHSINVDGHTVEAILNAIEEAETIKGKPTLIILKTIKGKGFSFAEGNPAYHNGILTEETYKQALKELDAIKAGL; translated from the coding sequence ATGCTAAAGCCGGAACAAAAAAAGGAGCTTGAAAAAATAACCCTGCAGCTGCGCCGCGATTTAGTAGAAATGATCGGTATCGGTGTGGCCGGTCATTTAGGCGGTTCGAGTTCCCTGGCGGAAACCATGGCGGTGTTGTACTTCAACAAGATGAATTTCAGCGCCGATCGTCTGAAGGACCCCAACCGGGATCGGCTGGTACTGTCCAAGGGCCATGCGGCGCTGATTCAGTATGCGGCGCTCTGTGAAAAGGGTTGTTTTCCCCGAGAAGAGCTGAAGCGGGTAAAGAAGTTGGATGCCCTGCTCCAGGGTCACCCCGATCTGTCCATCCCCGGCATTGAAGCGGTCACCGGGTCCCTGGGCCAGGGACTTTCCATTTCCCTGGGTCTGGCCCTGGCGCTACGGCTGAACAAAAGCCCCGCCCGGGTTTACACCATCATGGGAGACGGCGAGCAGTCCGAAGGCCAGCTCTGGGAGGCGTCCATGGCGGCGGCAAATTTCAAGATTGATAACCTTACCGCCTTTTTAGACTGGAACAGCGTTCAGGCCACGGGGGCCACAAAGGATATATTCAATATCCCCGACCTGGATAAAAAATGGACCAGTTTCGGCTGGCACAGTATCAATGTCGATGGTCATACGGTTGAGGCAATCCTGAACGCCATCGAAGAGGCGGAAACCATTAAGGGCAAGCCGACATTGATCATTCTGAAAACTATTAAGGGTAAGGGCTTCTCCTTTGCGGAGGGAAATCCCGCATATCATAACGGTATCCTCACCGAAGAAACCTACAAACAAGCGCTCAAGGAACTGGACGCCATAAAGGCAGGGTTATAA
- a CDS encoding hexokinase — MGSTFNPEELADFARYHGFHYDTVDPVQLVRDIRFDMERGLRGQSSSLPMIPTYINPGNRIPAGKAVIALDAGGTNLRAARIRFDEKGKALAEGTRKVPMPGTKGRLSAEQFFDAIADVTEPLLTEGGDIQGIGFCFSYPMEITKEADGILMAFSKEVEAPEVIGKSIGQGLRDALARKKQKAPEKIVLLNDTVATLLCGMGEIPPDLGKGDGPDTYGIGGGPVIGFILGTGFNTAYPEKSIPKIGFQSESSPQIVVCETGTFAPRYLGYLDKEYDATTKSPGAYLQEKASAGAYLGPLSFHILKQALKDGVLKFKKSGEFLAWPTLQTMDLNSFLRAPLAMEGPVGQLFGKDERDALSSFVYLSSIITKRAALLSAGVLAATMERMDAGYDPLAPVRIAVEGTTYVRYKGMREALESYLHTMLNADKPRFYVISPVEQASLFGAGVAALTE, encoded by the coding sequence GTGGGTTCAACTTTTAATCCTGAAGAATTAGCTGATTTTGCCCGTTACCACGGGTTTCATTATGATACTGTCGATCCCGTCCAACTGGTTCGGGATATCCGCTTTGATATGGAGCGGGGCCTGCGGGGGCAGAGTTCCAGCCTTCCCATGATTCCCACCTATATCAACCCCGGGAACCGGATACCCGCGGGAAAAGCTGTAATCGCCCTGGACGCCGGGGGAACAAACCTTAGGGCGGCCCGGATACGGTTTGACGAAAAGGGCAAGGCCCTAGCCGAGGGAACTCGAAAGGTCCCCATGCCCGGCACTAAGGGCCGCCTAAGCGCGGAACAGTTTTTCGACGCAATCGCCGATGTCACCGAACCCCTTCTTACGGAAGGCGGCGATATCCAGGGCATCGGGTTTTGTTTTTCCTACCCCATGGAGATAACCAAGGAGGCTGATGGGATACTCATGGCCTTTAGCAAGGAAGTGGAGGCCCCGGAGGTAATTGGCAAGTCCATAGGCCAGGGACTTCGGGATGCCTTGGCAAGAAAAAAGCAAAAAGCCCCGGAAAAAATCGTTCTCCTCAACGATACGGTAGCTACCCTGCTCTGCGGCATGGGAGAGATTCCTCCGGACCTTGGCAAAGGGGACGGGCCGGATACGTACGGCATAGGGGGCGGCCCGGTTATCGGCTTCATTCTGGGAACCGGATTCAATACCGCTTACCCGGAAAAGAGCATCCCAAAGATCGGCTTCCAGTCCGAATCCTCCCCCCAAATTGTGGTTTGCGAGACCGGTACCTTCGCCCCCCGTTACCTGGGATACCTGGATAAGGAATATGATGCCACCACAAAAAGCCCCGGCGCCTATCTACAGGAAAAAGCTTCCGCCGGCGCTTACCTGGGTCCCCTCAGTTTTCATATTCTCAAACAGGCCCTGAAGGATGGTGTTTTGAAATTTAAAAAGTCCGGCGAATTCCTCGCCTGGCCTACCCTGCAAACCATGGACCTGAATTCCTTTTTACGAGCCCCCCTTGCCATGGAGGGTCCCGTGGGGCAGCTCTTCGGCAAGGATGAACGGGACGCCCTGAGCTCCTTTGTCTACCTTAGTTCTATTATTACCAAGCGGGCCGCCCTTCTTTCCGCAGGGGTACTTGCCGCCACAATGGAACGGATGGACGCCGGTTATGATCCTCTCGCCCCGGTACGAATAGCCGTGGAGGGAACTACCTATGTGCGCTACAAGGGCATGAGAGAAGCCCTGGAATCCTACCTGCATACCATGCTGAATGCCGATAAACCCCGGTTCTATGTCATATCCCCGGTGGAACAAGCCAGCCTCTTCGGCGCCGGCGTGGCCGCCCTAACGGAGTAA
- a CDS encoding MBL fold metallo-hydrolase, translating into MKLTVLGSGTSHGIPVIGCSCPVCHSEDPRDNRMRASVYIEGDDGERVVIDMGPEFRIQALRTGISSLDAVFLTHAHADHVHGLDDVRSLSYKREIPIYGNAKTMAEIEERFSYAFKNTQRGGGKPRISLNPVERPVQIGSLTLTPIPLKHGALDILGWMIQEDPRNQGSGDKSSFAVYLTDTSAIPPESLDLIRGAALLIIDGLRVQPHETHFSFEQALSVGAEIRAPRVYLTHICHNHSHREIKDFCNRFREERRLGETVMEPAYDSMELELKKSGKPCENKSS; encoded by the coding sequence ATGAAACTGACCGTCCTCGGTTCCGGTACTTCCCACGGAATCCCCGTCATAGGCTGTTCCTGTCCGGTATGCCATTCCGAAGATCCCCGGGATAACCGTATGCGGGCCTCCGTTTATATTGAAGGTGATGACGGGGAACGGGTAGTCATTGATATGGGGCCGGAATTCAGGATCCAGGCGCTGCGGACGGGGATCAGTTCCCTGGATGCGGTGTTTCTGACCCATGCCCATGCGGATCATGTCCACGGCCTGGACGATGTCCGATCCCTAAGCTATAAGCGGGAAATACCTATCTACGGGAATGCCAAAACCATGGCGGAAATTGAAGAACGATTTAGCTACGCCTTTAAAAACACCCAGCGGGGAGGCGGGAAACCCCGTATCAGCCTAAATCCTGTGGAGAGGCCCGTACAAATCGGCAGCCTTACCCTGACCCCCATACCGCTTAAGCACGGAGCGCTGGATATCCTGGGATGGATGATACAGGAAGACCCCCGGAACCAAGGTTCCGGGGACAAAAGTTCCTTCGCGGTGTACCTGACGGATACCAGCGCCATTCCCCCTGAATCCCTGGATCTGATACGGGGGGCGGCGCTTCTTATCATTGACGGGCTGCGTGTGCAGCCCCACGAAACTCACTTCAGTTTTGAACAGGCCCTGAGCGTGGGAGCGGAAATTCGGGCGCCAAGGGTGTACCTTACCCATATTTGCCATAACCATTCCCACCGGGAAATCAAAGATTTCTGTAATCGTTTCCGGGAAGAGCGGCGCCTGGGAGAAACGGTTATGGAACCGGCCTATGACAGCATGGAACTGGAGCTAAAAAAATCCGGAAAACCTTGCGAAAATAAGTCTTCCTAG
- a CDS encoding catechol 2,3-dioxygenase produces MGFTATLRPGLIQLRVLDLEKTLDCYKNIVGLDEVGRTSDGRVLLKCYDEFDHHSVVLRKAPEAGLDYVAFKVADAKTLEDIKAKTEKFGYKVTELKANDEQPGFGKRYAFTICTGHQLQIYSDVELAKKFPPIKNPDIWHEQPRGMRATRLDHFLLYGPGIDEAERFMKEVFGMYVPEVCNTPDGKRLAAWITGSNKAHDLAFVEYPKPGKMHHFAFFLETWQDVLNAADLIAINHLKLDIGPTRHAITRGTTIYFWEPSGNRIETYCGGYTAYPDNPQRVWDADQLGRGLFYFSGEMIPSFLEVVT; encoded by the coding sequence ATGGGATTTACTGCGACATTGCGTCCCGGACTTATTCAGCTGCGGGTGCTGGATCTGGAAAAGACCCTGGATTGCTACAAGAACATCGTCGGATTGGACGAAGTCGGCCGGACCAGCGATGGCCGGGTATTGCTGAAGTGCTATGATGAATTTGATCACCACAGCGTGGTACTCCGCAAGGCTCCTGAGGCGGGGCTTGATTATGTAGCCTTTAAGGTGGCCGACGCCAAGACCCTGGAGGACATTAAGGCAAAGACCGAAAAATTCGGTTATAAGGTAACGGAACTCAAGGCAAACGATGAACAGCCCGGTTTTGGAAAACGCTACGCCTTTACCATCTGTACCGGCCATCAGCTGCAGATTTACAGTGATGTGGAACTGGCCAAGAAGTTCCCGCCGATCAAGAACCCCGACATATGGCACGAACAGCCCCGGGGTATGCGGGCCACCAGGCTGGATCACTTCCTCCTCTACGGACCCGGCATTGACGAGGCGGAACGGTTCATGAAAGAGGTTTTTGGTATGTACGTTCCCGAGGTGTGTAACACCCCCGACGGGAAACGGCTTGCCGCCTGGATCACCGGCTCCAACAAGGCCCACGACCTGGCCTTTGTGGAATATCCCAAGCCCGGCAAGATGCACCACTTCGCATTCTTCCTGGAGACCTGGCAGGACGTACTCAACGCTGCAGACCTGATCGCCATCAACCATCTGAAGCTGGACATCGGGCCCACACGGCACGCCATTACCCGCGGTACCACCATCTACTTCTGGGAACCCTCGGGCAACCGGATCGAGACCTACTGCGGCGGGTACACCGCCTATCCGGATAATCCCCAGCGGGTTTGGGACGCCGACCAGCTTGGCCGCGGTCTCTTCTACTTCTCCGGGGAAATGATCCCCAGCTTCCTGGAAGTAGTTACCTGA
- a CDS encoding transketolase family protein, with translation MEKQSLRKAYGDALVELGKQNSDVVALEADLGKSTMSCLFKDAFPDRYFEMGIAEQNMASTSAGLALGGKIPFYSTFAVFASGRAYDQIRCSIAIPRANVKICGSSCGLSDFGDGKTHQSIEDSNVIKTLPNMIVINPLDAVEVKKVMKFLLSYEGPAYIRINRNDLPVFTAEEGEFELGKLRTIVDGNDALIFATGAMVWKSVEAAGLLKKDGISAQVVNVSAVKPLVKEEILKYTAGKKAIITVEEAVKIGGLGAGIAAEIIGEVNLPFEQVGINDTFGTSAHGYDELLEKYGLSTNHIYNAVKRALNK, from the coding sequence ATGGAAAAACAAAGTTTGAGAAAAGCCTACGGAGATGCCCTGGTAGAACTGGGTAAACAGAATTCCGATGTGGTAGCCCTGGAAGCGGACCTGGGCAAATCGACCATGTCCTGTCTTTTCAAGGACGCCTTCCCCGACCGGTACTTTGAAATGGGTATTGCCGAACAAAACATGGCATCCACCTCCGCGGGGCTTGCCCTGGGAGGAAAGATCCCCTTCTACAGTACCTTTGCGGTCTTTGCCTCCGGGCGAGCCTACGATCAGATCCGCTGCTCCATCGCCATTCCCAGGGCGAATGTAAAGATCTGCGGTTCAAGCTGCGGCCTTTCGGATTTCGGGGACGGAAAAACCCATCAATCTATAGAAGATAGCAATGTGATCAAAACCCTCCCCAACATGATCGTTATCAATCCCCTGGATGCGGTGGAGGTTAAAAAGGTAATGAAGTTCCTCCTAAGTTATGAGGGACCGGCCTACATCAGGATCAATCGGAATGATCTTCCCGTATTTACGGCGGAGGAAGGGGAATTCGAACTTGGGAAGCTCCGCACCATAGTCGATGGTAATGATGCGCTTATCTTCGCCACCGGAGCCATGGTTTGGAAATCCGTAGAAGCCGCAGGGCTGTTGAAAAAGGACGGCATAAGCGCCCAGGTAGTAAACGTAAGCGCCGTCAAACCCCTCGTAAAGGAGGAGATCCTCAAGTACACCGCCGGGAAAAAGGCGATCATCACCGTGGAGGAAGCGGTAAAGATAGGCGGCCTTGGGGCGGGCATCGCGGCGGAGATCATCGGGGAGGTAAACCTTCCCTTTGAACAGGTAGGGATAAACGATACCTTCGGTACGTCCGCCCATGGTTACGATGAATTGCTGGAAAAATACGGGCTATCAACCAATCATATATATAATGCTGTTAAGAGGGCATTGAATAAATAA
- a CDS encoding FadR/GntR family transcriptional regulator, producing the protein MHKQEPFMHEIPKIKAEPLRAQVYRKIKEQLMKGVWKEGEKLPSEHEFCALYGVSRVTIRTALQQLEILGLVETKHGGGTFVKNFSSIEKVDTFHPLLQLRQNQDLITILEYRKIIEKGSAGMAQERVSPEDIDSLEEIYAVMVGAVADLKAFSEADLAFHYRIAEITRNSIILKVYSLINDMLSVAMMDIVRLLGHRDGLTYHRALIDALKAGDKAKTEAIMEEHLDVTIQRIRESDGFDETAIWDKS; encoded by the coding sequence ATGCATAAGCAGGAACCATTTATGCATGAAATCCCCAAAATAAAGGCCGAACCTCTCCGGGCTCAAGTTTATCGTAAAATTAAGGAACAACTCATGAAGGGGGTATGGAAGGAGGGGGAAAAACTTCCCTCGGAGCATGAGTTTTGCGCTCTATACGGGGTAAGCCGGGTAACTATCCGAACGGCCCTGCAGCAGCTGGAAATTCTGGGGCTTGTGGAGACCAAACACGGGGGCGGAACCTTTGTAAAGAATTTTTCTTCTATAGAGAAAGTCGATACCTTTCATCCCCTCCTGCAGCTCCGCCAGAATCAGGATCTTATCACCATCCTGGAATACCGGAAAATCATCGAAAAAGGTTCCGCCGGCATGGCCCAGGAACGGGTAAGTCCCGAAGACATAGACTCTCTGGAAGAAATCTATGCGGTTATGGTGGGAGCGGTGGCGGATCTCAAAGCATTCAGCGAAGCGGACCTGGCATTCCATTACCGTATTGCCGAAATAACCCGGAATTCCATCATCCTTAAGGTTTACTCCCTGATTAACGATATGCTTTCGGTGGCCATGATGGACATAGTCCGTCTTCTGGGCCACCGGGATGGTCTGACCTATCACCGGGCCTTGATTGACGCGCTGAAAGCAGGGGATAAGGCCAAAACCGAGGCAATTATGGAAGAGCATCTCGACGTTACTATTCAGCGGATACGGGAAAGCGATGGGTTTGACGAAACCGCTATATGGGATAAATCCTAG
- a CDS encoding acetaldehyde dehydrogenase (acetylating), with protein MEKIKVGIIGPGNIGSDLMYKVMKSKHLQMHMMTGIVESEGIKRAAALGFKTSIKGVDAVAEDREIKIVFDATSAKAHLHNSAILKAAGKISIDMTPAAVGPYVVPCVNLDKLADEVDFNMVTCGGQATIPIAYAINRAADVEYAEIVSCISSKGAGPGTRANIDEFTETTSKALRVVGGADRSKAIIVLNPADPPLMMTNTVYALVKNPDAKKITESVNDIIREVQSYVPGYRLRLPPVIEGNKVTVIVEVEGAGDFLPAYSGNLDIINQAAVAVAEKLAVKLLGGKA; from the coding sequence ATGGAAAAAATAAAGGTGGGAATCATTGGCCCGGGAAACATCGGCAGTGATTTGATGTACAAGGTTATGAAGAGCAAGCATCTCCAGATGCACATGATGACCGGTATCGTGGAATCCGAAGGCATTAAGCGGGCCGCAGCCCTGGGGTTTAAAACCTCCATTAAAGGTGTGGACGCCGTGGCGGAGGACCGGGAAATCAAAATTGTTTTTGACGCCACCAGCGCCAAGGCCCATCTTCACAATTCCGCTATCCTCAAGGCTGCCGGGAAAATCTCCATCGACATGACCCCCGCGGCGGTAGGACCCTATGTGGTGCCCTGCGTAAACTTGGACAAGCTCGCCGACGAGGTGGACTTTAACATGGTCACCTGCGGCGGCCAGGCCACCATACCCATTGCCTACGCCATTAACCGGGCGGCGGACGTGGAGTATGCGGAGATTGTCTCTTGTATTTCATCCAAGGGCGCCGGTCCCGGGACACGGGCGAACATCGACGAATTTACCGAGACCACCTCCAAGGCCCTTCGCGTGGTGGGTGGAGCGGATCGCAGTAAAGCTATCATCGTACTGAACCCTGCGGACCCGCCCCTGATGATGACCAACACGGTCTATGCCCTGGTGAAGAACCCCGATGCGAAAAAAATTACCGAGTCGGTGAACGATATTATCCGGGAAGTACAGAGTTATGTTCCCGGGTATCGTCTGCGGCTTCCTCCGGTGATCGAAGGCAATAAGGTAACGGTGATAGTAGAGGTTGAGGGGGCGGGGGATTTCCTTCCCGCGTATTCGGGGAACCTGGATATCATTAACCAGGCCGCAGTGGCCGTTGCGGAAAAGCTGGCGGTAAAACTGCTGGGAGGAAAGGCATAG
- a CDS encoding 2-keto-4-pentenoate hydratase: MDAAKIKVYAEKLYQAERNRKAIAPLTGQDSSLTVDDAYQIQLENVKAVLSLGHVISGKKIGLTSPGIQKQMGVNEPDYGHLYAAMDCKDGTVNTAALLQPKIEGEIAFILKADLAGGKVTREDVIKATDYVVASFEIVDSRIADWKIKLPDTIADNASSGRYVLGANKVRLSDVDLTKVAMKLYKNQGELVGEGTGAAVLGDPCISVAWLANRLWTYGVTLKAGEVILSGAFSAAPLAAKGDSFKAEFSTLGTVEAQFV, translated from the coding sequence ATGGACGCCGCGAAGATCAAGGTCTACGCCGAAAAGCTTTACCAGGCGGAACGGAACCGTAAGGCTATTGCTCCCCTGACCGGGCAGGATAGCAGTCTTACTGTTGACGATGCCTACCAGATCCAACTGGAAAATGTAAAGGCCGTCCTTTCCCTGGGGCATGTTATTTCCGGGAAGAAGATAGGCCTTACCTCTCCGGGTATCCAGAAGCAGATGGGGGTTAATGAACCCGATTACGGACATCTCTACGCAGCCATGGACTGCAAGGATGGTACGGTAAACACCGCGGCCTTACTCCAGCCGAAGATCGAGGGGGAGATAGCCTTTATCCTCAAGGCGGATCTTGCCGGCGGTAAGGTTACCCGGGAAGATGTAATCAAGGCTACGGACTATGTGGTAGCCTCCTTTGAAATCGTGGACAGCCGTATCGCCGACTGGAAAATCAAGCTCCCCGACACTATTGCTGATAATGCCTCTTCCGGGCGCTACGTGCTGGGGGCCAACAAGGTTCGGCTCAGCGATGTGGATCTTACCAAGGTAGCCATGAAGCTCTATAAGAACCAGGGCGAGTTGGTGGGAGAGGGTACCGGCGCAGCGGTCCTGGGAGACCCTTGTATTTCCGTGGCCTGGCTTGCGAACCGGCTCTGGACCTACGGTGTAACCCTTAAGGCCGGGGAAGTGATACTTTCCGGGGCCTTCTCCGCGGCGCCCCTGGCCGCCAAGGGCGATAGTTTCAAGGCGGAATTTTCCACCCTGGGGACGGTGGAAGCGCAGTTTGTGTAG
- a CDS encoding alpha/beta fold hydrolase → MAEQRPEIANSIQTGSFKTNYHDLGKGFPVTLLHGSGPGVTAWANWNKLFPLLKDDFRIIAPDMSGFGFTERVPGRVETMNGWVEQTIDLLDALKIEKTNLVGNSFGGALALSLAIKYPQRVNKLVLMGAMGVSFPITYGLDQVWGYEPSIEHMEELLEIFTYDHSFATKDLVKSRYESSIQPGFQESFHALFPEPRQKGVEAMAGNENFIRNIPHETLIVHGREDRVIPLDNSYKLLKLIDKAQLHVFGHCGHWTQIEHTQEFADLTRSFFKR, encoded by the coding sequence ATGGCTGAGCAAAGACCTGAAATAGCGAATAGTATCCAAACAGGTTCGTTCAAAACTAATTATCATGATTTGGGTAAGGGTTTTCCGGTAACCCTGCTTCACGGTTCCGGCCCGGGGGTAACCGCCTGGGCAAACTGGAATAAGTTATTCCCCCTTTTAAAAGACGATTTCCGCATTATCGCCCCGGATATGTCCGGCTTCGGCTTTACCGAACGGGTCCCGGGCCGGGTGGAGACCATGAACGGCTGGGTGGAGCAGACCATTGATTTGCTGGATGCCCTTAAAATCGAAAAAACCAACCTGGTGGGGAATTCCTTCGGCGGCGCCCTGGCCCTGTCTCTGGCGATCAAATACCCCCAGCGGGTAAACAAACTGGTGCTCATGGGGGCTATGGGGGTGAGCTTCCCCATCACCTACGGACTGGACCAGGTTTGGGGTTACGAACCTTCCATAGAACATATGGAGGAATTGCTGGAAATCTTCACCTATGACCACAGTTTTGCTACCAAGGACCTTGTTAAAAGCCGGTATGAATCCAGTATCCAGCCCGGTTTCCAGGAGAGTTTCCACGCCCTGTTCCCCGAGCCCCGGCAGAAGGGGGTGGAGGCCATGGCGGGTAATGAGAATTTTATCCGGAACATCCCCCACGAGACCCTCATCGTTCACGGCCGGGAAGACCGGGTAATCCCCCTGGATAACTCCTATAAGCTGCTCAAGCTTATCGACAAGGCCCAGCTCCATGTATTCGGTCACTGCGGTCACTGGACCCAGATTGAACATACCCAGGAATTCGCGGACTTAACCCGCAGTTTCTTTAAGAGGTAG
- the dmpG gene encoding 4-hydroxy-2-oxovalerate aldolase, with the protein MGAAKINTNKINIVDTTLRDGSHAVSHSFTVEQAVAIAGGLDRAGIDIIEISHGDGITGSSINYGFSKVDELELIEAAGKVIKNAKLAVLLLPGIGTIEDLKKAQERGANAVRVATHVTEADIAVQHIAWAKQAGMFAVGFLMMTHMASPEKIVEQAKFFADAGADYINLADSSGYMVPDDVRARVSALKAAINIPVGFHSHNNLSLAVANSLAAVEEGALYIDVTCRGLGAGAGNTQGEVFCAVLERLGYNTGVKSFDLMDLAEDVVEPLMQRPQVVRTDSLMLGYAGVYSSFLLHTRRAAEKFGIPPRDILVELGKRRMVGGQEDMIVDVAYQLSQKK; encoded by the coding sequence ATGGGCGCTGCTAAAATAAATACGAATAAGATTAATATTGTTGATACTACCCTGCGGGACGGCAGCCATGCGGTAAGCCATTCTTTTACCGTGGAACAGGCAGTGGCCATAGCGGGGGGGCTGGATAGGGCCGGGATCGATATTATTGAGATTAGCCACGGGGACGGCATAACCGGTTCGTCGATAAACTACGGGTTTTCCAAGGTGGATGAGCTGGAGCTGATCGAGGCCGCAGGAAAAGTAATAAAGAACGCCAAGTTGGCGGTACTGCTCCTGCCGGGGATAGGTACTATAGAGGACCTGAAAAAAGCCCAGGAACGGGGGGCCAACGCGGTACGGGTAGCCACCCATGTAACCGAGGCGGATATCGCCGTCCAGCATATCGCCTGGGCAAAACAGGCGGGGATGTTCGCCGTGGGCTTCCTCATGATGACCCACATGGCGTCTCCTGAAAAAATTGTGGAGCAGGCGAAGTTCTTTGCCGATGCCGGCGCCGACTATATCAATCTGGCGGATTCTTCGGGGTACATGGTTCCCGATGATGTCCGCGCCCGGGTTAGTGCGCTCAAGGCGGCAATTAATATTCCTGTGGGCTTCCATTCCCATAATAACCTGTCCCTGGCGGTTGCCAATTCTTTGGCGGCGGTGGAAGAGGGCGCCCTCTACATCGATGTTACCTGCCGGGGGCTGGGGGCCGGGGCCGGGAATACCCAGGGTGAGGTTTTCTGTGCGGTATTGGAACGGCTGGGTTATAATACGGGGGTAAAAAGTTTTGACCTCATGGACCTTGCGGAGGATGTGGTTGAGCCCCTGATGCAGCGTCCCCAGGTGGTTCGCACCGATTCTCTTATGCTGGGCTATGCGGGGGTCTATTCCAGTTTCCTCCTCCATACCCGGCGTGCGGCGGAAAAATTCGGTATACCTCCCCGGGATATCCTGGTGGAGCTCGGCAAGCGCCGTATGGTGGGCGGCCAGGAAGATATGATAGTGGATGTGGCTTATCAATTATCGCAGAAAAAGTAG